In a single window of the Cupriavidus sp. P-10 genome:
- the yidD gene encoding membrane protein insertion efficiency factor YidD, protein MKRILIALLRIYKIALSPYLGSQCRFLPTCSDYARDAIVHHGAARGSWMAACRLCRCHPFAQGGYDPVPGTEADTARPDSKPQTAADCSVHAAAGHAPAVIRLPRP, encoded by the coding sequence TGCGTATCTACAAGATCGCCCTGAGTCCGTACCTGGGCTCGCAGTGCCGCTTCCTGCCAACCTGTTCCGACTACGCCCGCGACGCAATCGTCCATCACGGCGCCGCGCGCGGCAGCTGGATGGCCGCCTGCCGGCTGTGCCGTTGCCACCCCTTCGCCCAAGGCGGGTATGATCCCGTGCCGGGCACGGAAGCCGACACTGCCAGGCCGGACTCAAAGCCGCAAACCGCCGCGGACTGTTCCGTCCATGCCGCGGCAGGCCATGCGCCTGCCGTGATCCGTCTGCCCAGACCCTGA